From one Hirundo rustica isolate bHirRus1 chromosome Z unlocalized genomic scaffold, bHirRus1.pri.v3 SUPER_Z_unloc_BUSCO_334667at7742, whole genome shotgun sequence genomic stretch:
- the SKA1 gene encoding LOW QUALITY PROTEIN: spindle and kinetochore-associated protein 1 (The sequence of the model RefSeq protein was modified relative to this genomic sequence to represent the inferred CDS: deleted 1 base in 1 codon) has product MMKDMVSPTLEDLCTHINEKISNVKKCILLRDIGKDESRRPVLRKIRNEVILIHELLNKMEAEVKQQEKLRDLLKGIQKAAERDEKEAQHLLEHIPPYLPKPTRSCVTVPAVKHEGQAKAVEPKHAKKPAKETKVIKEAALITTKEFEDIPKYLKGRITYDQVNAVVQQMNKAVVDKYKILYQPLKSMKAPVRNLYHRFVEQENKDTKGVFFIVEADIKEFTQLKVDKRFHSILSILRHCKRVREVRGSGLIRYVI; this is encoded by the exons ATGATGAAGGATATGGTATCCCCAACCCTGGAAGATTTATGCACCCACATCAATGAGAAGATTTCAAATGTTAAAAAGTGTATCCTCTTGAGAGACATCG GCAAAGATGAAAGCCGCAGGCCTGTGCTTCGTAAAATACGGAATGAGGTGATCCTTATACATGAACTGCTGAATAAAATGGAAGCTGAAGttaaacagcaagaaaaactgAGGGATTTGCTAAAA GGCATCCAGAAGGCTGCTGAGAGAGATGAAAAGGAAGCACAGCACCTCCTTGAGCACATTCCACCCTACCTGCCTAAACCAACCCGGAGCTG TGTCACGGTACCAGCTGTGAAACACGAAGGACAAGCAAAGGCTGTAGAACCCAAGCATGCAAAG AAACCCGCAAAAGAGACAAAAGTCATTAAAGAAGCAGCATTAATAACCACAAAGGAGTTTGAAGATATTCCTAA GTATTTGAAAGGCCGTATAACGTATGATCAGGTTAACGCAGTTGTTCAACAGATGAACAAGGCTGTGGTGGACAAGTACAAGATCTTGTATCAGCCTTTGAAGTCTATGAAAGCACCTGTCAGAAATCTCTACCACAGGTTTGTGGAACAGGAAAATAAGGATacaaaag gagtaTTTTTTATTGTGGAGGCTGATATCAAGGAGTTCACTCAGCTGAAGGTGGATAAGCGCTTCCACAGCATCCTCAGCATCCTGAGGCACTGCAAGAGAGTGAGGGAGGTTCGCGGCTCAGGGCTCATCCGCTACGTCATCT